From Lagenorhynchus albirostris chromosome 15, mLagAlb1.1, whole genome shotgun sequence, one genomic window encodes:
- the GJC3 gene encoding gap junction gamma-3 protein, whose protein sequence is MCGRFLRRLVVEESRHSTPVGRLLLPVLLGFRLMLLAASGTGVYGDEQSEFVCHTQQLGCKAACYDAFHPLSPLRFWAFQVTLVAVPSALYMGFILYHVIWHWEESEKVKKEEETLIRQGEKSRDALGPGSPRVLWAYVAQLGVRLALEGAALGGQYHLYGFKMPSSFACRREPCLGSISCNLSRPSEKTIFLKTMFGVTGLCLLFTLLELVLLGLGRWWKIWKHKSPSSKYFPTSESAQRHKEPTDNFPVVETKERFAEAGERGTDVPLSTCP, encoded by the coding sequence ATGTGCGGCAGGTTCCTGAGGCGGCTGGTGGTGGAGGAGAGCCGGCACTCCACCCCCGTGGGGCGCCTCCTGCTTCCTGTGCTCCTGGGGTTCCGCCTCATGCTGCTGGCCGCCAGTGGGACGGGGGTCTACGGCGACGAGCAGAGCGAGTTCGTGTGTCACACGCAGCAGCTGGGCTGCAAGGCTGCCTGCTACGATGCCTTCCACCCTCTCTCCCCGCTGCGCTTCTGGGCCTTCCAGGTCACCCTGGTGGCTGTACCCAGTGCCCTCTACATGGGTTTCATTCTGTATCATGTGATCTGGCACTGGGAGGAATCTGAAAAggtgaagaaggaagaggagacccTGATTCGCCAAGGGGAGAAAAGCAGAGATGCCTTGGGGCCTGGAAGCCCCAGGGTGCTCTGGGCCTATGTGGCACAGCTGGGGGTGCGACTGGCCCTTGAAGGGGCAGCCTTGGGGGGGCAGTACCATCTGTACGGGTTCAAGATGCCCAGCTCCTTTGCGTGTCGTCGAGAGCCTTGCCTTGGTAGTATAAGCTGTAATCTCTCTCGCCCCTCTGAGAAGACCATCTTCCTGAAGACCATGTTTGGGGTCACTGGGCTCTGTCTCTTGTTCACGCTTTTGGAGCTTGTGCTCCTGggcctggggagatggtggaagaTCTGGAAGCACAAATCTCCCTCTTCTAAGTACTTCCCAACTTCAGAGAGCGCCCAAAGACACAAGGAACCGACTGATAACTTCCCAGTGGTGGAAACAAAAGAACGGTTTGCAGAAGCAGGTGAGAGGGGCACTGATGTCCCTCTTTCTACCTGTCCCTGA